GACAGCGGCATTCCGCAATTGCTGCGTGATGCGCAAGTATTCTCGATCTGGGAAGGCACCAGCAATGTGCTCGCGCTGGATTTTCTACGCGCGTTGCAAGCGCCGGAAAGTTTGCGCGTATTGCTGGATGCACAACAACGATGGCTCGATGCAAGCATCAGCGACGAACTCGCAGACTGTGCGCGAGAAGCACGCAACACGATGATCAAAAACACCGACTCGATTCGCGAATCGCAGCAAGGCTCGCGCGAGAATCTCGAAGCCGGCGCACGGCGTGCGGCTATCGGCATCGCGCGTAGCCTCGCGCTGGCGTTGCTGATTCGCCATGCGGCGTGGGCGTTGTCGGTCGAAAACGATCCGCGTCCCGCGGCCGCGGCGCAACGTTTTTCGGCGCATGGTTTAGCAAATGCGGGGAAAGATCACAGCATTGACGATGCGCAACTGCTCACGAGCCGAAGCCCGCGTTGAACATCGCCGCAGGCGAACGTAGACGCAGTAAACTATCGCCCACTTAAGCCGATCCGTGCGGCCCGCGCGCAAACATCAAGGCACCTATCATGATGCAACATCTCACCATCATCAGCACCGGCGGCACCATCGACAAGGTGTATTTTGATGACAAGTCGACCTACCAGATCGGCGCGCCGCAGATCGGCGAAATCCTGAACAATATCGGCGTGGCTTTTACGTTCGATGTGATTCCGATCATGCGCAAGGACAGCCTGCACATCACCGATGACGATCGCGATCTGATGCGCCGCACGATCGAAGCGCAACCGCATCGGCATGTGCTGGTGACCCACGGCACCGATACGATGGTCGAGACTGCGCACAAACTGCAAGGTATCGCCGGCAAGGTGATCGTGCTGACCGGCGCGCTGAATCCGGCGCGTTTTCAGGGTTCGGATGCGGTGTTCAATATCGGATGCGCGGTCGGTGCGCTGCAGGGTTTGGTCGATGGCGTCTACATCGCGATGAACGGTCGAATCTGGGATCCGCTGCGCGTGCGCAAGAATCGCGATGCAAATCGGTTCGAGGCGCAAGGATAGTAGCAACGCCCGCCGCTAGAGCATTCCGGTTTCGAGCTTGGCCACGTCCGACATCATGCTGTGATTCCACGGCGGGTCGAAACTGAGTTCGACATCGGCCTCGGCGATGGTCGGAATGAGCTCGACCTTGGTGCGCACGTCGTCGATCAGGATATCGCCCATGCCGCAGCCGGGCGCGGTGAGCGTCATCACCACGTTCACCTTGCGCGCGCCATCGTCGCCGCGCGTCAATGCGCATTCGTAGACCAAGCCGAGATCGACGATATTCACCGGAATCTCCGGATCGAAACACGTGCGCAATTGCTGCCACACCAGTTTTTCGACGTCTTCATCACTCGCGTCTTCGGATACTGCCAAAGCGGCGGGCGGTTCCTTGCCGATCGCGTCTGCATCCTTGCCGCTGATGCGAAACAGGTTGCCATCGACAAACACCGTGAAACTGCCGCCCAGCGCTTGCGTGATATAGCCAATCTGACCCGCGGGCAGGCTCACGACCTGTCCCTGCGGTACCATGACGGCTTCGCAATCGCGTTCGAACTTGATCGGTTCGCTGGTCTGGCTATAACCGGCCATGCATTTCCTTGAATATTGATTACATCTGCATCAACGACAGTTTCGTATGATGGCCGCATATTATCGCCGCAATACTTGCCCGGCGATACCCAAAGCTGGGGATTGGCCGCATTTTTGCAAGCCAACTCGGCAATTGAATTCGAGACTGCACTCCAGATGCGTTTGAAGGCACTTTTAATCCTCTACCTGCTGTTGTTGCGGTCGGCGTTCGCGCTCGACCCCAATGCGCATTTTCAGGATTACGTGCTCGACAACTGGAACACCGAAGACGGCTTGCCGCAGGTATCGGTGCTCAGCGTCACCCAGGATGCCGAAGGTTATCTGTGGGTAGGCACACAAGCCGAACTGGCGCGTTTCGATGGCGTGCGTTTCACAGTCTATGGCCGCAAGAAGACCGACGGCATTGATACCAGCATGGTCGGCAGCAGCCTGCGCGACAGCCACGACCGACTTTGGTTCGGCACGCCGCACGGTTTGTTGTTGTATAGCGGTCGGCATTTCCAGTCGATCAATCTGCACGGCTCGACCGAATCCGTTTCGATCCAGGGCATTGCCGAAAGCAGCGAGGGCAACCTGCTGTTCGCCACGCCGCAAGGAATATTGCGCTATCAGGACAACGCACTGGTCGCGGATGCGTTGCCAGGCGTGCCGACCTACAGCGTATTGCGCAGCGCCGACACGCTGTGGATCGGACTGACCGGCGCGGTCGCGCAGCGCGATGCCGGCCATCTGAATATGTTGCCGCTACCGGCGGAGGCAAGCTCGGCGCGTGTCACCCATCTGGCGAATTCTGCGCAAGGTTTGTGGGTCGGCACGAATGCCGGCTTGTACCTGTTGCGCGACGGAAAACTGCAGTCCGCGACAAACGACGCCGATCTGGATCGGCTGAATATCGAAAGCCTCCACACCGATCACGATGGCAATGTTTGGGTGGCGACGGTGTCGATGTTGTATCGCGTGCGACCGAACGGTGCACTGGAGAAAATCGACGCCGAACAGTTCGTGCCAGAGTCGTGGATCAGCAGCATCTTCGAGGATCGCGAGCACAACCTGTGGCTCGGCAGCACTACCGAAAGCCTGTTCCGTTTGCACAACGGCTGGCTCAAGCACTACGGCATCAAGGACGGCCTGCTCGATCGTTTTACCTGGAGCGTGGCGCGCGATGGCCAGGGGCGTGTCGCGATCGGCACCAACTCTGGCGTGTCGCTGCACGACGAACACGGCTTGCATCTGCTGATCGCCGGCAAGACTTTGCCCAATCCCGCTGCCTACGAACTGTTTTACGACAGTCAGGATCGACTATGGATCGGCACGCGTTCGGGTATCGCCGTCTACGCCGATGGCAAACTCGATACACCGCCCGCACTGGCCACACTCGCGCCATACCAGATCAATGCGATCGTGCAGACGGGCACGGAAGATTTCTGGATTGGCAGCCAGGGCGGGCTATATCGCTATCACGCTGGCGCGCTGAGCTTGATCGGTGCCGGCCCCGGCTCTGCAGTCGCGCATGTGCGCAGCATCAATGTAGTCAATGCCGACGAATTGCTGGTCGGCACCGAAGCCGGCCTGCGCCATGTAAAAGATGCGCAGATCGATACGCCGGTTTATGCAAAACCGCTTGAGGGAATTTTTGTCACCACCATCGCCAGCTTGCGTCCGGGTTTGATCGGCATCGGCACGCTGAATGCGGGCATCGGATTGCTCGGCGACAACACGCTGTTGCAACTCACCACCGAAAACGGATTACCCGGCAACAACGCGTGGACTTTCCGCGTGGTCAGCGATTATCTGTACGTCGGCAGCACCGACGGCGTCTGGCGAGTGCCTCTGAACAAACTGCCGGATATAACACGGGCCGGCAAACCATCGCTGCAACCCGAGGTGGTGGTAGGTGCGCTCGGACGCGAGCGCCCCGGACAACGTACCCGCTGTTGTAACGGTGGTGCGAACTCGCGCAGCGTGATCGATGGCGACAACATCTGGTTTCCGACCATGAACGGCCCGATCCGCGTCGATACGTCGGCGATTGCAGCATCGACAGTCGCACCGACGGCAGTGATCGAAGGTCTGAATTATCACGGCCAGTGGCATGAGCCCGGCGCGGAGCTGCAACTTTCTGGCGGACCGCGCGATCTAGAAATTCAATTCACCGGATTGTATTTTCACGATCCGCGCAGTCTGCATTTCCGCTACAAACTGGAAGGCTACGACGCCGACTGGATCGACGCCGGGCCGCGGCGCAGCGCGTATTACACCAACCTGAGCCCGGGCACGTATCGTTTCAACGTAATCGCCAAAACCGGCGCCAATCTGGACAGCACCGATACCACGCTGAATTTTTCGCTGATCCCGCGCTGGCACGAAAACGCCTTCATGCGCGCCTTGTTCGGACTGCTGGCGATAGCGCTGGTGGTGCTGGTCTGGTTATTTCGTACGCGCGCCTATCGCCGCCGCCAGCAACAGCTTGAAGTGCTCGTGAACCTGCGCACCGATCAATTGCGCTACACCAACAAGCAACTGGCCGAGGCGAATCAGACCCTCACCGTGGAAAGCAATACCGATCCACTCACCGGCCTGCCGAACCGGCGTTATCTACTCAACCAAATACAAAAAATCATCGACACCGACATGCATGCCGGCAAGCGTTGTAGCGTCGCGTTGCTGCTGATCGACATGGACGATTTCAAGATCATCAATGACGATCGCGGTCATGTCGTCGGCGATCATATCCTGCAGCAATTTGCGCAGCTGTTGATGAACCTGCACGACCTGAGCGATCTGATTGCACGCTGGGGCGGCGACGAATTCTTGCTGGTATTGCACGACGTCGATGCCGAGCAAGCGCTGACCATCGCCGAGGGTATTCGCAAGATTATTACCGAGCACAATTTCGCCGCCAACGATAACGACCTGCTGCAACTGAAATGCTCGATCGGCGTGGCCTTGCATCCGCCATTTCCGGACGATGCATTGTTGTCGGATTGGTCGGTCGCGCTGGAGCTGGCGGATATGGCGCTGAACCGGATCAAGCTGGATGGCGGCAATCGCAGCCTCGCGCTGGTCGCCGGTAGCAACGCGAGCAGCGAGTTGTTCAAACGCAATATCAGTGCGCGTGTCGACAAATTGCTGGCTACCGGTGCGTTGCGCTTGCTGCGCGGAAAAGTTTGAAGCCACGCTATCGCAGCGCATGAAAATCGCAATATCGGCTTATGCGCAAACTTCATCCAGCGTTGCTGGTTCTACCACGCGCACTTCGCGCAGACAACGTCCGAGCAGAATCATCGCGGCTTCCAGATCGGCTGGCGGCAAACCCGCGTAACCGAGCAACAGACCGCAGCGTGTTGGGCGGCGCAGATAATACGGATCGACCGGATACAGCCCGAGCCCCAGCTCACTCGCGCGCTGCATCAGCCGCTGCAGCGCGATGCGATCGAGCTGCGGCAACCACGCCAGCGCATGCATGCCGGCGCTGGAATCGGCGAGCTCGAGCTGATCGCCGACATGCCGCCGGATCGCGGCGATCAAGATCGCACGACGCTGCTTCAACTCCACCGCGATCTGGCGCAGGTGACGCTCAAATGCGCCGCTGCCGATCAGCCGCGCGAGCGCGGCCTGCTCGATCGCCGGACAACCGCGATCGTCCAGCCATTTCGCGGCAATGAACGCATCGCGCAAACCCGGCGGCAACAGCATGTAGCCGATCCGCAGCGACGGAAACAAGGTTTTCGAAAACGTGCCGACATAAATCACGCGATCGTGTCGATCGAGCGATTTCAGCGCCGCCAGCGGACGCGCGTCGTATCGGAATTCGCCGTCGTAATCGTCCTCGATGATCCAGCAATTTTTCTGCGCGGCGTAGTCGAGCAGCTCCATGCGTCGTGGCAACGACAACACCGCGCCAGTCGGAAACTGATGCGACGGCGTGACCACCAGCAGCTTCGGCGCGAGCGTCGGCAACGCGCCCGGCACAAGACCATCGCCATCGACACGACAGCCGCTGATACGCGCGCCAAACGCCTGAAAAACCTGGCGCGCGCCCTGGTAATTCGGATCTTCCAAGACCACCGTATCGTCTTCGTCGAGCAGCACCTGTGCGGCAAGCGAAAACCCCTGCTGGCTGCCGCTGACGATCAGCACATCTTCGGGCGCGGCGTTGATGCCGCGCCGACGTGCAAGGTAATCGCACACCGCCGCGCGTAACGCGAGCAAGCCTTGCGCATCGGGATAATCGAGTTCGGCATGTGCCGCCGCCAGATTCAACTCGCGCCGCCACGCACTCGTCAACGCCGGATTGGTCAGCGGCAACCCGTATTGCAGGTTGTAACGCAAACCCTTGTGCTGGCGCCCCGGAATGGCACGATCATACAGCGCGAGACCACGCCGACCGCGACGCGATAACGCGGACGCCGGCAACGCGCGCGTGGGACGCGAGCGAACCGCCACCGGTGCGGCGATCTGCGCGACGTAACAGCCCGAACCGATGCGACCTTCGATGAAACCTTCCGCGCGTAGTTGTTCGTACGCCGCGAGCACGGTATTGCGCGACAGGCCAAGGTCACTCGCCAGCACGCGCGTTGCCGGCAATTTCGCGCCGGCGGCGTAACGCCCGGCGAGCACCGAGGATTTCAGCGCGCGCAACAGCTGCGCATAACGCGGGCCTTCACCATCGAGTTCCAGGTACATCGTCTCCTCGCAAACGTTGACCAACAGATTGAATGCGGTACCAGCATATCGCACCAAAGTGGAACTAGGGTAGCACCACTTGTCTGCGTAGTATCGGTGCGGATGGCGCCTGCTTGAGGCGCCCGAACCAGGGGAATCGCATGACCGATGTCGCGGCCAAAAAAACATTTCCACGCCAGCAAGTGCGCCGCACCAAAGAGCGCGCCTCCTACGAACGCGAACAGTGTTACGCGATTCTCGATGCCGCGCGCATCGCCCATGTCGGCTTCAGTGTGGAAGGACAGCCGTTCGTCATTCCGATGCTGTTCGCGCGTGATGGCGATAGCGTGCTGCTGCACGGCAGCGTCGCGAGCCGTCTGCAAACGCAACTCGCGAGCGGTATCGAAACCTGCATCAGCGTGACCTTGCTCGATGGCCTCGTGCTGGCGCGATCGCAGTTTCATCATTCGGTAAATTACCGTTCGGTGGTCGCATTTGGGCGTGCGTATGCGATCAACGACCCTGCGGAAAAAGTCGCCGCGCTGATTCATATCGTCGACACGCTGATTCCCGGGCGCGCGAGTGAATCGCGCGCCGGCGATGCGCAGGAACTCGCCGCCACTACCGTACTGCGTCTCGCCCTCACCGACATCAGCGCGAAGGTGCGCAGTGGCGGGCCGAAAGATGCCGCGGCCGATCTTGGCTTGCCGATCTGGTCGGGCGTGGTGCCGCTGCAAACACAGCATGGCGCGCCGCAAGCGGCAGAAGATCTGACGCCGGGCGTAAAGCTGCCAGCATCGGTGCAAGCACTCGCCGATCTGCCGACAGGAACAACGACGTGACCGCTCGCCGCGCGATTCGCCACAACGCAAACAGGCGCTGCCGATACCTCATCGCGCAGCGCAACGCATGACGCAGCGCGGCTAGGCCTGCAGCGGGCGAGTCCGTACCATGTCGCCTCTTTGTCCGAGTCGTCGCCATGCCCGAATCCGTATCTTCTGCAACACGTCCGTCAAATTGGCTGCTCGCAATTTTTACGGCAGTCATGATGGCGCTGGCACTCGGCGCGATGTGGGCGATGATCGCCTTGTTGCTGCGCCACGGTCGTTACACTTTGGCCGTGCCGATCGGTATCGCCATCGCGCAAACGTTGCGTGCGCAAAATATCCGGCACTCGCCGCTCGCCGTTGTATTGGCGGTCGTGCTGACCGTGCTCGCGAGCATTTATGCGCAGGCATTATTTGCGATCGGTGATCTCGCGCAAATGATCGGTCTCACGTTCAAGGACGCGTTCGTTCGCTTCGATCCGGGCTTCGCCCTGATGCTCGCGCGCGGTCGCATCGATCGCATTACCGTGATCTGGACGGCGCTCGCCGCTTTGCTCGCCGCGTTCTGGGTATGGCGCCGCTAACGCTATTGCACCGCCAATCCGTAACGCGCAAGTATCGCGCTGATTGTCTCGCGCGATATCGTTTCACCCTTGCCGGCAGCTTCCGCGAGCTTGAATAATTCATCGATGCGCGGTTCGCCATTCGGATCGGGCTGCGATACAAAATCGGGATGTGCGGCAAAACCCGATTGCCATCATATGCGCACCTTCTCCCAATACGCCTGCGTGTTTTTCCAGTAGGCGCGCCCGGAGGTAAAATTGTAATAGGCAATGCGGGTATAGCTGTTGATGCCGTGCTCGCGCGCGAGTGCCTGCACGCTGCCATCGGGCTTGATCGCAAGTGCGGTATTGTCCTGTTCCTGCACCCAATACCTCCCGCGTGATCTCGATCTCCAGCAGCGATTCAGCCAACAACTTCTTCAGCCGTGTGTTCTCGATTTCCTGCTCACACAGGCGCTTGGCCTCCGAGACGTTCAGGCCAACGAATTTGCTACGCCACAGGTAGCTGGCCTCGGAAAACGCGTGCCGGCGGCACAGTTACTTGATCGGTAATCCGGCATGGGCCTCGTGTAGAAAATCGATGATCTGTTCCTCGGAAAACGCTTCTTCATATCCAATCTCCGTCGAGCTATGGGGTCGGACTCAAACATTTGTGCTACCGGAAAATGGGGGGCGTCGCAGGTACGAAGCTTTAACACCCACACGCGAAGGCGTTATGCTGCCCATCTGCAGTCAAATTCACTCGCGATCTTCAGGCCGTGGAGGTTCGTCATGTCGATCATTCGTCGTGTTCTCTTAATCGGCGCCGCGCTGTTTCTCGCGTGCGCCGGCCACGCCGCAACGCAAACTTACAAGGGCGTTCTGAGCGGTGCCGCCGAAGTACCGGCCAATACATCGACAGGCGCCGGCAGCGTGGTGGTCACCTACGCCACAAGCCACGTCCTGACCATCACTGCCAGTTTTTCCGGCCTGACCGGCCCGAGCACGGCGGCGCATATCCACTGTTGCGCCGACACTGCGAGCAACGCCCCGGTGGCGACGCAGACGCCGTCGTTCAGCGGTTTCCCGCTCGGCGTGACGTCCGGAACCTACACCAACAGTTTCGATCTGGCCCAGAGCGCGAGCTTCAATGCGGCTTTCGTCACCGCTCACGGCGGCACGATTGGCAGCGCCGAAGCTGCACTGCTAGCGGGCTTCGCCACGGGCACGGCGTACTTCGACATTCACACAACGGTGTTTCCGGGCGGCGAAATCAGGGCGCAGTTGCCCAGGGATATTTTTCTCGATGGGTTTGAAGGCCCATAAGCGCGGATTCGAGAAAGCAGATCTGCGATCAACGCGCCGTTTCTGTGCCCAAGCAGTTAGCGGATCCATCAGTACAAAATGATTCATTCTTGACGTAGGCACACTGGACGCCGCTGACGATCATATGCCTTGTAACTAAACCGCGCTGACCTCAATCGTCGTAAGCGGCAAAATTGTGCGCGTCGAAAAACCCATGCTCTCATACAACTTGATCGCGCCGGAATTCGTCTCGGACACATGCAAGAACGAGATGAGATTTTGCGCGCGCTGATGCGTCAGCAACTCGGTGATGAGCACGCGCGCGAAACCGCGCCCGACAAAGTCCGGGTGTGTGCAGATCGCGCTAAGCTCGACGGCGCCGGGCAGAAGCATGCGCTCGCCGGCCATCGCCACGAGTACGCCGCCATCGAAAATGCCGAGGTAACGGCCAAGCTCGATCGTGCGCTCGCGGAAAAATTCCGGATACGCGATCGCGGTGAGCGCGAGCATCGCCGGAACATGCCGGGCATCGAGAATCTCGAACGCATACGGATGCGCAGGCTTCGGCAAATCCGTCAGCGTGTGATGCATCTGCGCGACGCCGGAACACTGCACGATGCGCCACGACGCCGGCATCCTGCGTGGTGCCGGCCCGAGAAAATGCCGCCGACCCGACAGTGCCAGAGCTTTTGCCTTGGCCTCGTCGATGCGAGCATCGCTGCTCGCAACCGCAAGGAACGGCGCGTGCGAAATTTCAAACCCGGACATATCGCCCGCATCAAACGCAAAACGCGCGTGTGGCCCGTGCAGCGTGTGCCAAATCGGATTGTCGAATACATCGTCACGGGTCGCGCTGTGCATACGCCTGTTACTCAACGAATCACGGGTTTGCTACGCTTGTGCAACAGGAAACTTTCCGTCGCCAAATAGCAGGGTCGATATGTCCAACGATAAAAAATCCGGCGAACTCAAAACTATCGTATTCGCGAAAGACGGCACGACCAAACTCATGGAGATCAAGGGCCAGCCGTATGGTCAGCTCCCGCTCGGTACGATCGTGACTATTTCAGAAGGCGTTACCGCCAAGTGCACGCACCTGTCGAGTACCGAGGTTGGGTTTACGATTTTGTAGCGGCTGTCGTCCGCAAGCTGTTCTTGATCGAGTCGGCTGCAGGCTACGGTCATTCCCCCACATCGACCTCAGGCGCTTCCACCAGACATAAATCTCTAAAATGAAATCTTCTGAGCCGCTGCATCAATCGTAAGTTTGATCGCTGTCGGAACTGCTTTTTTGTACTGTGGATCGTCAAAATTGATCTGATACATCCCGCGAAATTGGTACGGTTTGTTGTCTGCCTTGAATGTCAGCCACACCACATACACATCGCTTCCACCATTGACCTGCGAAGGCAAATATTCGCCTTCTGCCCTGCCATCACAACCGATCTGGTTTTCTTGACTACCACCTCTACCATCCCCGGATTTTCCTGGAGCACGAAGCGATCAAGATTTCTCGCAGGATTGTTCTTGTCGTCTGCCGACCCCGCTATTGCATAGCCAATGCCCCCGCCCATCGATCTCCCTGCCATTGAGAGCACACGCAAACGAAAATTTCTAAACACATCGAAACGCTCCAGAACAACTTGATGATGCGTTACCTCTGGATTTGCTGCAGCTAGCAGTGTCGCGAATACATTTACCTTTGATGGAACAAATTCGTCTTTGGTAAAAAGGTGAATTCCTTAACGACAGCTGTATATATTTCCTTCGCCAAACGCGAATCCCGGGTAGTCATCTTCATTCGTTTTATCTACGAGGAATCGTGTATCGGTAGATGCGGAAATACCATCCGCTTGTATCATTGCCTTTGGAAGGCAAC
The sequence above is drawn from the Pseudolysobacter antarcticus genome and encodes:
- a CDS encoding asparaginase domain-containing protein, with translation MQHLTIISTGGTIDKVYFDDKSTYQIGAPQIGEILNNIGVAFTFDVIPIMRKDSLHITDDDRDLMRRTIEAQPHRHVLVTHGTDTMVETAHKLQGIAGKVIVLTGALNPARFQGSDAVFNIGCAVGALQGLVDGVYIAMNGRIWDPLRVRKNRDANRFEAQG
- the sufT gene encoding putative Fe-S cluster assembly protein SufT, whose protein sequence is MAGYSQTSEPIKFERDCEAVMVPQGQVVSLPAGQIGYITQALGGSFTVFVDGNLFRISGKDADAIGKEPPAALAVSEDASDEDVEKLVWQQLRTCFDPEIPVNIVDLGLVYECALTRGDDGARKVNVVMTLTAPGCGMGDILIDDVRTKVELIPTIAEADVELSFDPPWNHSMMSDVAKLETGML
- a CDS encoding ligand-binding sensor domain-containing diguanylate cyclase → MKALLILYLLLLRSAFALDPNAHFQDYVLDNWNTEDGLPQVSVLSVTQDAEGYLWVGTQAELARFDGVRFTVYGRKKTDGIDTSMVGSSLRDSHDRLWFGTPHGLLLYSGRHFQSINLHGSTESVSIQGIAESSEGNLLFATPQGILRYQDNALVADALPGVPTYSVLRSADTLWIGLTGAVAQRDAGHLNMLPLPAEASSARVTHLANSAQGLWVGTNAGLYLLRDGKLQSATNDADLDRLNIESLHTDHDGNVWVATVSMLYRVRPNGALEKIDAEQFVPESWISSIFEDREHNLWLGSTTESLFRLHNGWLKHYGIKDGLLDRFTWSVARDGQGRVAIGTNSGVSLHDEHGLHLLIAGKTLPNPAAYELFYDSQDRLWIGTRSGIAVYADGKLDTPPALATLAPYQINAIVQTGTEDFWIGSQGGLYRYHAGALSLIGAGPGSAVAHVRSINVVNADELLVGTEAGLRHVKDAQIDTPVYAKPLEGIFVTTIASLRPGLIGIGTLNAGIGLLGDNTLLQLTTENGLPGNNAWTFRVVSDYLYVGSTDGVWRVPLNKLPDITRAGKPSLQPEVVVGALGRERPGQRTRCCNGGANSRSVIDGDNIWFPTMNGPIRVDTSAIAASTVAPTAVIEGLNYHGQWHEPGAELQLSGGPRDLEIQFTGLYFHDPRSLHFRYKLEGYDADWIDAGPRRSAYYTNLSPGTYRFNVIAKTGANLDSTDTTLNFSLIPRWHENAFMRALFGLLAIALVVLVWLFRTRAYRRRQQQLEVLVNLRTDQLRYTNKQLAEANQTLTVESNTDPLTGLPNRRYLLNQIQKIIDTDMHAGKRCSVALLLIDMDDFKIINDDRGHVVGDHILQQFAQLLMNLHDLSDLIARWGGDEFLLVLHDVDAEQALTIAEGIRKIITEHNFAANDNDLLQLKCSIGVALHPPFPDDALLSDWSVALELADMALNRIKLDGGNRSLALVAGSNASSELFKRNISARVDKLLATGALRLLRGKV
- a CDS encoding PLP-dependent aminotransferase family protein, producing MYLELDGEGPRYAQLLRALKSSVLAGRYAAGAKLPATRVLASDLGLSRNTVLAAYEQLRAEGFIEGRIGSGCYVAQIAAPVAVRSRPTRALPASALSRRGRRGLALYDRAIPGRQHKGLRYNLQYGLPLTNPALTSAWRRELNLAAAHAELDYPDAQGLLALRAAVCDYLARRRGINAAPEDVLIVSGSQQGFSLAAQVLLDEDDTVVLEDPNYQGARQVFQAFGARISGCRVDGDGLVPGALPTLAPKLLVVTPSHQFPTGAVLSLPRRMELLDYAAQKNCWIIEDDYDGEFRYDARPLAALKSLDRHDRVIYVGTFSKTLFPSLRIGYMLLPPGLRDAFIAAKWLDDRGCPAIEQAALARLIGSGAFERHLRQIAVELKQRRAILIAAIRRHVGDQLELADSSAGMHALAWLPQLDRIALQRLMQRASELGLGLYPVDPYYLRRPTRCGLLLGYAGLPPADLEAAMILLGRCLREVRVVEPATLDEVCA
- a CDS encoding pyridoxamine 5'-phosphate oxidase family protein, with amino-acid sequence MTDVAAKKTFPRQQVRRTKERASYEREQCYAILDAARIAHVGFSVEGQPFVIPMLFARDGDSVLLHGSVASRLQTQLASGIETCISVTLLDGLVLARSQFHHSVNYRSVVAFGRAYAINDPAEKVAALIHIVDTLIPGRASESRAGDAQELAATTVLRLALTDISAKVRSGGPKDAAADLGLPIWSGVVPLQTQHGAPQAAEDLTPGVKLPASVQALADLPTGTTT
- a CDS encoding DUF6607 family protein; this translates as MQEQDNTALAIKPDGSVQALAREHGINSYTRIAYYNFTSGRAYWKNTQAYWEKVRI
- a CDS encoding CHRD domain-containing protein, giving the protein MSIIRRVLLIGAALFLACAGHAATQTYKGVLSGAAEVPANTSTGAGSVVVTYATSHVLTITASFSGLTGPSTAAHIHCCADTASNAPVATQTPSFSGFPLGVTSGTYTNSFDLAQSASFNAAFVTAHGGTIGSAEAALLAGFATGTAYFDIHTTVFPGGEIRAQLPRDIFLDGFEGP
- a CDS encoding GNAT family N-acetyltransferase, which codes for MHSATRDDVFDNPIWHTLHGPHARFAFDAGDMSGFEISHAPFLAVASSDARIDEAKAKALALSGRRHFLGPAPRRMPASWRIVQCSGVAQMHHTLTDLPKPAHPYAFEILDARHVPAMLALTAIAYPEFFRERTIELGRYLGIFDGGVLVAMAGERMLLPGAVELSAICTHPDFVGRGFARVLITELLTHQRAQNLISFLHVSETNSGAIKLYESMGFSTRTILPLTTIEVSAV